CCCAAACCCCTGTGaccctccctgtgccccacagccTCCCATGACCCCCCCCCACATGTGCCTgtgcccccagccccccccaCCCTGTAACCACGCCCCCCCCGTGCCCCACCGCAGGTGCTGGAGTACGTGGGGCAGGGCAAGAGCATCGTGGACGTGGGGCTGGCGCAGGCGCGGCGCCCGCTCAGCACCCGCAGCCACTACTTCGAGCTGGAGATCGTGGACCCGGGCGAGAAGTGCTACATCGCGCTGGGGCTGGCGCGCAAGGTGGGAGCCGGTGacccccagggacccccccgGTGacccccagggaccccccagTGACCCCCCCAGTGAAACCCCAGTGACACCCTCCCAGTGACACCCCCCAGTGACCCCCCCCAGTGACCGCCCCAGTGAAACCCCAGTGACACCCTCCCAGTGACACCCCCCAGTGACACCCTAGTGACACCCCCCTAGTGAACCCCCAGTGACACCCCAGTGACCCCCCCCAGTGACACCCCCAGTGACACACCCCCAGTGACAGTCCCCCATTGACGCCCCCCCATTGACTCCCCCAGTGCTGCCCCCCTCTGTGTGACCCCCCCCTCtttttgtttcccccccccagGACTACCCCAAGAACCGCCATCCCGGCTGGAGCCGGGGCTCAGTAGCCTATCATGCAGGTGAGACCCCCCCAGACATGGGCCCCCCCAACTATGGGCCCCCCCAAAGCCAAGGGAACCCCCCAAACCCGAGGCAATCCCTCCCCCAAAATCGTCGGGACCCCCAAACCTGGGGAACCCCTCAAACACGGGACCCCCCCAGCCGTAGGGCCCCTCCCCCAAACGAGGGGATCCCCCAAACTTGAGGACCCCCCAAAACACGGGAACAGCCTCCAACCGAGGGGACCCCCCCTAAGCCGAGGGGGCCCCCATGGCGGGGGTTTGGCCGTGGAGGGGTCCCTGTGACGCTGCCCCCCCCCAGATGACGGGAAGCTGTTCCATGGCAGCGGTGTTGGGGACCCCTTTGGCCCCCGCTGCTACAAGGGCGACATCATGGGCTGCGGCATCATGTTCCCCCGGGACTACAGCCTGGACAGCGAAGGTGGGGGCCGGGGAGGTCTTGGGGGGGCCGTGGGGGcggctatggggggctatgaGGGGCAGCGGGTGGGCTCTAGGGGCGTGTGGGGCAGCTATGGGAGTTTATGGGGAGCTCaggggggctatgggggggctggggggggctgtTGGGGGCAATGGTGAGCTcgggggggctgggggggtccgggggggcTCTGACGTCATGCGGTGCCCGTGCCCCCCCCAGGTGACAGCGACGAGGCGAGCGAGGGGGGGCAGGTGGGGGGGCGCGCGGTGCGGAACGGGATGTACCTGCCCCCCGAGGAtgaggacgaggaggaggaggggggggagcccgagcccccccgccccggcagGAACGTCgtggtgtggggggggggggcgccgGGGGGGGGCCCGCGGgacaccccatggaccccatggacccccatTGAGCTCCATCGAGCCCTATAGAGCTCCATTGGTCTCCACTGACTACCCCGTAGACCCCATGGACCCCAATTGACCTCCACTGGCCACTCCATGGACCCCATAGACCCTCATAGACCCCCACTGACCTCCACTGGgcaccccatagagccccatagaaCTCATAGACCCCTATAGATCTCCACTGAGTTCCATAGAGGCCAATTGAACTTCACTGaccaccccatagaccccatagacccccatagaccTCCACTGATCCCCATTGACCACTCCATAGAGCCCCATGGGCCCCCGCTGACCTCCAGTGACCCCCATGAACTCCCATTGACTTCTATTGATCTCCATAGACCTCCACTGACCACTGCTGACGTCCGTTGACGtccatagacccccatagactCCTATAGATCTCCATTGACCTCCATTAACCCCtataaacccccccaaaacctccataaacccccccaaaacctccctgAACCTCCATaacccccccaagccccccccaaacctccccatAACCCTCCAAACACGCCCCAACCTCCCCTAAACCCCCCCAActccccccaaacctccccccctgcccccccaaacccccttaaCCCCCCCAACCCTCCCCTGTACCCCCCTAAGTCCTCTCCTAACCGCCCCCCAAACtccccctttgccccccccatttcccctccatccccatgggtGGATGGGGGGTGCaggtgctgtgctttggggctaccctgacccccccccatATTTCCGTGCCCCCCCCAGGTGTTCTTCACCCGCAATGGGCAGATCATTGGCAAGAAGGAGGCGCTGGTGCCCCCCGGGGGCTACTTCCCGACGGTGGGAATGCTGAGCACGGGGGAGAAGGTGAAGGTGGACCTGCACCCCCTCAGCGGGTAGGGGGGGCCCCCCATACCCCCcatttccttcccccccccatgCACTTTAATGCCATTCCCCCCACAGCGGGATGTGCCCCCCCCCACTGTGTTATTCCCCCCCAATCTGTGTTATTCACCGCCTTATCCATGGGGGAGAGGGCAGATTTAAGGGGACCCCCCCTCAATTCATGCTGTtacatccccccccccccctttctgAATGTAACCCCCTCCCATTTTGGgattccccccacccccccccagtGTTAAAGGAggagctgggtttgggggttcaCATTGGTGTTTGCACAtggggggggtcggggggggggtctgtgtcccccccagccctgcacccccCCCAATATCTATATTATGTctcagcccccccccccaagcacTCAGATAAACCCATTGTTAGACAAATACACACTTGGCTTTATTGGGGAGCCCCCCCCCAAAATTTGGGGGCCCCCCCAACATCACTCATGGTTTGGGATCACCCCCCCCGGCTGCTGCCCCACACAGCGCGGGGGGGGTCCCACAGCTCCCTGTGGTGTGGGGGGGCATggagggggtgcaggggggtttgggggggcgCGGGGGGTACAGGGGAGTCCgggggggctttgggggggcCTCATGAGCGGCGGGTGCCCAGCAGCACCTTGGTGATGAAGGTGACGATGGCTCCGGCCGGTTGCTCCGGGTCCAGCTCAGCAAAGAGGTGGCAGGAATTGGCGCCCCCCGGGGCCCCCCATTGCCGAGCCACGAAGCCAAAgatcctggggggggggggggaacagaGCAATGGGGGGGGCGGCAGAGCCGTGTGCAGGGGTGAAAgagccgggggggggcggggagagagatgggggggggagaagaTGATGGGGGGGGGAAGAGCTGGGGGGGTCAGGGCTGTTCaagctcccccccccccatgctACTTACTTGGAGGTGGTTCCATCCGGATTCACCCACCTGCGGGGGGGGGATGTGTTAGTGGGGGGCTCATTACCCCCCCCcaacgtgtgtgtgtgtcccccccaacCGTGCCCCCCCACCTGCGGTCCTGCGGGTCGGTGCTGCAGtgggtgatgctgctggtggggtAGTGCCGGCGGAAGAAGAGCCTGGGGGGGCCATGGGGTGAGATGGGGGGGCACCCCATggatggggcggggggggagtgATGCTGGGAGGGGGTTTGGGGCCCCCCCAGGGgatgttttttgggggggctcGAATgatggggggggagaggagaggaagggatgTGGGGGTGGGAGTGGGGGCCCCCCAAATGGTGGTCCGGGCGGGGGGGTGATGCTGGGAGGGGGTTTGAGACctgagacacccccccccataTGatagtttggggggggggaagcccCAAAAGATGGTTGTGGGGGAGAAGGGTTGTGGGGAAGGGGTTTGGGGCCCCCCAAACCATGGTTGCGGGGGGGTTCTGATGGGCCttggggggggtcccatggggAGGTCCCGGGGGGGCCGCACCTGCGCTCCGTGTCTGTGAGCGTGATCCCCTGCGCTGACACCTTGAAGTGGACGGGCCCGGGGGGGGCCCGCGCGGGGTCCGCCAGGATCGAACCCGCGGCCTTGGCCACCGCGGGCGGCCCCGTCAGGGACTCGGTGCCGGCGGAGCCCACGTACAGCACGCGGCACGCTGCGGGGGGGCGAGAGGGACCCCCGGCACTGGGACCCCCCCGAGCACTGACCCCCCGGGAGCCGCCATCCCTGGGACCCCCCCATAGCAGTGACCCCCCATCCCTGCGACCCCCATCACTGGGACCCCCCCGTAGCACTGACCCCCGCCGGGACCTGCCATCCCTCGGACCCCCATCTCTGGGACCCCCGTCACTGGGACCCCCGTCACTGGGACCTCCATCACTGGGACCACCCCATAGCAGTGATACCCCCATCCTGGGACCCCCATCCCTGGGCCCCCCCCATAGCAGTGACCCCCCATCCTGGGACCCCCATCTCTGTGATCCCCATCCCTGGGACCCCCCCATCCCTGGGACACCCCATCCCTGGGACTCCTCCATAGCAGTGACCCCCCCATCCTGGGACCCCCCATCCCTGGGACCCCCATCCCTCGGACACCCCATCTCTGTGACCCCCCCATAGCAGGGATCCCCCCCATAGCAGTGGCCCCCATCCCAGTCTCCCTTTGATTCCAGTGTCCCTGATACCAGTGACCCCCATCCCAGTAACTCCTCCTACCCCACTGCCCCCCCATCCCCGAGccccccatcccagtgtccccccCAATCCCAATGCTCTCATCCCAGAGCCCCCCCATCTCTCTACCCGCCCCTTTtgccctccctccctcccccgtTGCCGCCCCCCCGGCGCCCCCCACCTGCCCCCTGGCGCAGCAGCTCCGCGGCCGTGCTCATGTTGGGGGGCACCGGCCCCTCGGGGGAGTCCTCCAGCGGGTCTGGgggacacacacccccctcGTTTATGGGGGGGTCACCCCATTTCGGGGGGGTCAAGCCGTGTTGTGGGGGGGGTACCTTTGGTGGGGATGCGcagggcacagggcagggagaTGGGGGTGATGGAATGCTGCAGCACCAGCGCGGGCAGGCTCCCTGCGGGGGGGGCACGCACCACTAAACACCCCCaagggaccccaaaaccccccctttggcaccccaaaacacccccagagacccccaaacccccccggGGGCCAAAAACCCCCCTTTGGGACCCCAAAACCCGTCTTTGGGATGCCCAAAACACCCCGGGAACCCCAGAACCCACATGGACGCTccaaacacaccccccccgTACACCCCAAAATCTTCCCAGACACCTCAAAATCTCCCTTTGGGACCCCCGAAACACCCCCcggacaccccaaaacccaccccagacccccccaaacTCCCCCCGAACCCCTCAAACCTCCCGCAGGGCCCCCCCTGACCGAAGTGGGGCTCCTCGGGGCACCCCTTGATCTTGACCCCCCGCGGCCCCGTCTCGATGAGGAAGTGTCGGACGAGCTGCTCCTGGGGGTCCCctggggggcatgggggggtCAGCACCCATGGATGCTCCCCCCCAGGgtacagcaggagctgctgttgctgcaccccaaaacctgcccttggaggccggggggggggggaataggaggtgatgggggggggggggtgtatgGGGTCCCAAGGGACATGGGGGTCTGGAGGATGTGGGGTGCTAGGGGAGATTCTATGGCGGGCTGGGGGGGGGTTTCGGGGTACCAGGGGATAGGGGGTACGGGGGGGGTCACTACTCCTGTTGGGGGGTCTATAGGGTgaggggggggggtgtggggcgCTGTGTGGGTCTATGGAGTATGTACCCCCCAGTACCCCCCTGCCGGAGCGGGTCTATGGGGGTGATTATAGGGCGGGTCGTTGGGTTGGGTCTATGGGGGGGGTCCTACCCCTGCCGGGGGGGCAGCGCGGGGGGGGCGCCCCCACCCGCAGCGCGAGCCCGAAGGCCCCCcggaagctgctgctctggcgGATGAGGAACGAGCCGGGAGCCTCGCGCTGGAGCAGCGCCACggctgggggggggcaccgTGAGACCCCCCCGCGACACCCCCACGGCCCCACATGGCCCCCCCAGAGACACCCATAGCCCCGCATAGCCCCCCCGAGACAcacccatagccccccatagcccccccagAGACACCCACAGCCCCACATAGCCCCACATAGCCCCAcatagcccccatagcccccccgGGACACCCCCACGGCCCCacatagccccccatagccccacaTAGCCCCCCGAGACaccccccatagccccacaTAGCCCCCCAGAGAcacccccacagccccccaggGCCCCCCCAGAGCCCTCCCGAGAcatcccccaaaacccccccccccgagaCACCCCCTACCCCATTGAACCTCGCTGAGGCCCCCTGGACCAACCTGAGCCCCCTTGAGACACCTGAGCCCCCCcgacaccccaaacccacctcgAACcccccaaacagccccaaaccCGCCCCTCCCCCGCCCCCCCGCACCTCGCTCCCGGGACAGGCCGGGTTTGAACCAGAACTTGCTCGTGTCCTGCACGAAGGAGCCGCCCGCGGGGGGGACCCCGGCTCCGGGGGGgtccccgccccccccccgggggcCCCTCTGGCGCGAGCTGCGGGGGGGGCGACGCGCGGGGCCCccccggcgcggggggggggcgcgTGGTACAGGGCAGGGGGGGGGAAGGCGGGGGTGGGGGAGCTGCCGGGGGGGGGCTCCGGGCTCTCGGGGGGGGCCTCGGGGGGGGCGCGCCACGGACCCCCCTCCCCCGCGCTCCTGCGCTCtgggggggcagaggggggGGTGGTGTCAGCACCGCGTGGGGACCCCTGAGCCCCGGTAGCCCCCATTAGCCCCCCATGAACCCTTTTAGCCCCCACAAACACCCCCCCGCCACCAACAGAGCCCACAGTCCCCCCACTGTCCCCCATTGCCTCCCCATAAGCCCCCCATTAGTGCCTATAGCCCCCCCGTTAGCCCCCCATAAGCCCCTTTAGGCCCCCAAACACCTCCTCAGCCTCCCAACAGACCCCAacagccccccatagccccccattaCCTCTTTAGCCCCCCATAACCGCAATAGTCCCCTTACCCCCCCATTAGCCCCTTCAGCCTCCCATGAGCCCCATTACCACCCCTGTTAGCCCCTATAGCCCCACATAACCCCCCCATGCCCCCGCTCACCAGCGGGTTCCTGCTGGGGGGTCTCCAGCCCGGGGGGTTCGTACCCCCCTTTGCCGGGGGGGGCTCGGGGGGGCGggctccagctcagccccacaccgGGGCGGCCGCAGTGGGGGCAAGGGGGGGGCTCCTCGgcggggggggctggggggcggggggggccccCCCAGGCTGcgcccccccccagcccatAGACCAGGGGGGGCCCGTCGcgcccccagcccccccccgccgcgcgcccggggctgcagggggggggCCCCTCGGAGAGCGAGCGCTGCACTCCCCgcctgccccctccccccgcGGGGAGCCCCCCCCCATCGCGGGGCGCctcggggctgggggggcagcGGCACGAGCAGGGGGGGGCCAGGCTGGCCCTGCGGCACAGGGCGGGGACGGGGGGGGCCGCGCTCCCATAGGGTGCTGTGCTCCCAGGGGATATTGGGGTCCCCTGGGATGCTGGGGTCCCATAGGGTGCTGTGCTCCCACAGGATGCTGTGATCCCAGGGGATGTGGGGCTCCCACGGGATGTGGGGCTCCCATGGGGTGTCAGAGTGCCATAGGATGCTGTGGTCCCATACAATGTCATGGCACCCTGGGATGTTGGGGTTCCCTGGGGCACCGGGGACCCATAGGAGGTGGGGGTCCCATGGGATGTTGGGGTCCCATAGGGTGCTGTGGTTCCATGGGATGCCAGGCTCCCATGGGATGTGGGGCTCCCATGGGATGTGGGGCTTCCATAGGATGTTGGGGTCCCGTGGGGTGTCAGGGTCCCATAGGGTGCTGTGGTCCCATACAGTGTTGGGGTTCCTTGGGGCATTGGGGACCCATAGGATGTTGAGGTCCCATAGGGTGCTGTGGTCCCAGGGGATGCCAGGGTCCCATAAGGTGTCGGGCTCCCAGGGGTTGTGGGGGTCCCATAGGATGTGGGGGTCCCCTGTGGTGTTGGGGTGCTGTAGGCTGCTGGGGTCCCATAGGATGTTGGGGTCCCATATGATATGGGGGTCCCATGGGATGTTGGAGTCCCATAGGGTGCTGTGGTTCCATGGGACGCTGGGCTCCCATGGGATGTGGGGCTCCCGTGGGATGTGGGGCTCCCGTGGGGTGTTGGGGTTCCCTGGGGCATTGGGGTCCCATAGGATGTTGGGGTCCCACGGGATACGGGACTCCCGAGGGATGCAGGGCTCCCATAGGGTGCTGTGCTCCCATAGGGTGCTGTGCTCCCACGGGATGCAGGGCTCCCGTAGGGCGCGGGGCTCCCATGGGAAGCTGCGGTTCCATAGGGTGCTGTAGCCCCATAGGACGCGGTGCTCCCATGGGGTGTGGGGCTCCTATAGGGTGCTGGGCTCCCATAGGCCGCTGTGGTCCCATGGGACGTGGCGCGGGGGGGCTCATCCCCCAGGATCGGGGTCTCCCGCTCCCCCGGGCTCCCCCCCCGCACCCCGAAGCCCCCCAGGAGCCGCTCCAGCTCCTGGCGCTCGGCCGCGGTGGGGGGCGGAGGGCGGCCGGGGGAGGGCTCCGGGCTGGGGGGCTCCGGG
The sequence above is a segment of the Strigops habroptila isolate Jane unplaced genomic scaffold, bStrHab1.2.pri NW_022045605.1_ctg1, whole genome shotgun sequence genome. Coding sequences within it:
- the LOC115603052 gene encoding tensin-2-like, with product SPCVPPPASPRARSSPGPHSLCISLEPALLLKGDVLVTCYHRQRGGREPVFRAQFHTGTLRGGRLRLPRGELDLAWEDERFPPEGSVEFVFSSGPEKIQGWDPPGAPPAPVDYGVLDPAVRRDSYEGFDLRHQDSLEELPLDSSPYQGVQRPRRPWSPGGGPPSPAPPSPEPPSPEPSPGRPPPPTAAERQELERLLGGFGVRGGSPGERETPILGDEPPRATSHGTTAAYGSPAPYRSPTPHGSTASYGATAPYGTAASHGSPAPYGSPASRGSTAPYGSTAPYGSPASLGSPVSRGTPTSYGTPMPQGTPTPHGSPTSHGSPTSHGSPASHGTTAPYGTPTSHGTPISYGTPTSYGTPAAYSTPTPQGTPTSYGTPTTPGSPTPYGTLASPGTTAPYGTSTSYGSPMPQGTPTLYGTTAPYGTLTPHGTPTSYGSPTSHGSPTSHGSLASHGTTAPYGTPTSHGTPTSYGSPVPQGTPTSQGAMTLYGTTASYGTLTPHGSPTSRGSPTSPGITASCGSTAPYGTPASQGTPISPGSTAPYGSAAPPVPALCRRASLAPPCSCRCPPSPEAPRDGGGLPAGGGGRRGVQRSLSEGPPPCSPGRAAGGGWGRDGPPLVYGLGGGAAWGGPPRPPAPPAEEPPPCPHCGRPGVGLSWSPPPRAPPGKGGYEPPGLETPQQEPAERRSAGEGGPWRAPPELPHPRLPPPCPVPRAPPPRRGGPARRPPRSSRQRGPRGGGGDPPGAGVPPAGGSFVQDTSKFWFKPGLSRERAVALLQREAPGSFLIRQSSSFRGAFGLALRVGAPPPRCPPGRGDPQEQLVRHFLIETGPRGVKIKGCPEEPHFGSLPALVLQHSITPISLPCALRIPTKDPLEDSPEGPVPPNMSTAAELLRQGAACRVLYVGSAGTESLTGPPAVAKAAGSILADPARAPPGPVHFKVSAQGITLTDTERRLFFRRHYPTSSITHCSTDPQDRRWVNPDGTTSKIFGFVARQWGAPGGANSCHLFAELDPEQPAGAIVTFITKVLLGTRRS